A genomic stretch from Natronomonas gomsonensis includes:
- a CDS encoding HTH domain-containing protein, producing the protein MVTGPPRTILRLLDEQGQLPVTAIAEELERHPVTVDRQCYDLQRDGHIRMATSGGAYTLTEKGRKRLSESSNSADPVQ; encoded by the coding sequence ATGGTTACAGGACCACCACGGACGATACTGCGACTACTCGACGAACAGGGGCAACTGCCAGTCACGGCCATCGCTGAGGAACTCGAACGCCACCCGGTCACCGTCGACCGGCAGTGTTACGACCTCCAGCGGGATGGCCACATCAGGATGGCGACCAGCGGCGGGGCCTACACCCTGACCGAGAAGGGACGAAAACGGCTTTCAGAAAGTTCCAACTCCGCGGACCCGGTCCAGTAG
- the thyA gene encoding thymidylate synthase codes for MRQYLDLVSDVLAEGTYKPNRTGVDTVASFSHHYEVDLAEGFPLLTTKKMDGYRWNSLIHELMWYLSGEEHIRNLREETKIWDAWADEDGHLDTAYGRFWRRFPVPDDAARLPGESWPDDGHRWTTTETAPDGTERRVFDQLQYVLDTLEENPHSRRLVINAWHPANAAVSTLPPCHYTYVFNVQGDRLNVHLTQRSGDIALGVPFNLAAYSLLAHAVANRTDFEVGSFGHTIVDAHVYCGEGQRGEWYADNLGRLQERLAGVSERSEYGDIRAWLESEAPAEPDDEGYDHVPGLLQQLTRQPGERPRIEVADKPLENLTYDDIQLHEYDPEDGLEFAVAE; via the coding sequence ATGCGCCAGTATCTCGACCTCGTCTCGGACGTGCTCGCCGAGGGGACGTACAAACCCAACCGGACCGGCGTCGACACCGTCGCCTCGTTCAGCCACCACTACGAGGTCGACCTCGCCGAGGGCTTCCCCCTGTTGACGACGAAGAAGATGGACGGCTACCGCTGGAACTCGCTCATCCACGAACTCATGTGGTATCTCTCCGGGGAGGAACACATCCGAAACCTCCGCGAGGAGACGAAAATCTGGGACGCGTGGGCCGACGAGGACGGCCACCTCGACACCGCCTATGGTCGCTTTTGGCGGCGGTTCCCGGTTCCCGACGACGCGGCTCGACTCCCCGGCGAGAGTTGGCCCGACGACGGCCACCGCTGGACGACCACGGAAACGGCCCCCGACGGCACCGAACGACGAGTGTTCGACCAACTCCAGTACGTCCTCGACACGCTCGAAGAGAACCCCCACTCCCGGCGATTGGTCATCAACGCCTGGCACCCGGCGAACGCCGCCGTCTCGACGCTGCCGCCGTGTCACTACACCTACGTGTTCAACGTTCAGGGCGACCGCCTGAACGTCCACCTCACCCAGCGCTCCGGGGACATCGCCTTGGGCGTTCCGTTCAACCTCGCGGCGTACTCGCTCTTGGCTCACGCCGTCGCCAACCGAACCGACTTCGAGGTCGGCTCGTTCGGCCACACCATCGTCGACGCCCACGTCTACTGCGGGGAGGGACAGCGCGGCGAGTGGTACGCGGACAATCTCGGGCGGCTACAGGAGCGACTCGCCGGCGTCTCGGAGCGCTCGGAGTACGGCGACATCCGGGCGTGGCTCGAATCGGAAGCCCCTGCCGAACCCGACGACGAGGGCTACGACCACGTTCCCGGACTGCTACAGCAACTCACTCGGCAACCGGGCGAGAGGCCACGCATCGAGGTCGCCGACAAACCCCTCGAGAACCTCACTTACGACGACATCCAGTTACACGAGTACGACCCCGAGGACGGGCTGGAGTTCGCGGTCGCCGAATGA
- the psmA gene encoding archaeal proteasome endopeptidase complex subunit alpha — MQGNSQQQAYDRGITIFSPDGRLYQVEYAREAVSRGTASVGVRTPDGVVLGAVRRVRSPLMERSSVEKLHKADDHVGIASAGHVADARQLIDFARRRAQTERLRYDEAIPIETLTKSVTDHIQQYTQTGGARPFGVALLVGGISDGEPRLFETDPSGTPYEWQATAVGGDREAIQSVLEEGYSEDLDLEEGIGLALRGLAATNDELSADGVEIATIDAETESFETVSTETVEEHLAEIGGESDE, encoded by the coding sequence ATGCAAGGAAACTCACAGCAGCAGGCGTACGACCGGGGAATCACCATCTTCTCTCCCGACGGGCGCCTCTATCAGGTCGAATACGCTCGCGAGGCCGTCTCCCGCGGCACCGCGAGCGTCGGCGTCCGAACCCCCGACGGCGTCGTCTTGGGCGCCGTCCGGCGCGTTCGCTCGCCGCTGATGGAACGGTCGTCAGTCGAGAAGTTACACAAGGCGGACGACCACGTCGGCATCGCGAGTGCCGGCCACGTCGCCGACGCGCGGCAACTCATCGACTTCGCGCGGCGACGTGCACAGACCGAACGCCTCCGCTACGACGAGGCCATACCGATAGAGACGCTGACTAAGTCGGTCACCGACCACATCCAGCAGTACACCCAAACTGGCGGCGCCCGCCCATTCGGTGTCGCGTTGCTGGTCGGCGGTATCTCCGACGGCGAGCCGCGACTGTTCGAGACCGACCCCAGCGGGACGCCCTACGAGTGGCAGGCGACCGCCGTCGGCGGCGACCGTGAGGCGATTCAGTCCGTCCTCGAAGAGGGCTACAGTGAGGACCTCGACCTCGAGGAGGGTATCGGATTGGCGTTGCGCGGGCTGGCCGCCACGAACGACGAACTCTCGGCCGACGGGGTCGAAATCGCGACCATCGACGCCGAGACGGAGTCCTTCGAGACCGTATCGACCGAGACGGTCGAAGAACACCTCGCCGAAATCGGCGGTGAGAGCGATGAATGA
- the psmB gene encoding archaeal proteasome endopeptidase complex subunit beta — MNDLPRTGEDHARSPYEPELGDFESTPGDEETVNKTGTTTVGIATEDAVVIATDMRASLGGRFVSNKDVQKVKQIHPTAALTLVGSVGGAQSFIRSLRAESSLYETRRGKPMDIPALSTLAGNLARGGPFRAIRPILGGVDDEGSHVYSIDPAGGVMADDYTVTGSGMQLAYGVLENDYTPDLSTEEATSLSARAVEAAVERDTGSGNGVFLATVTDDGVDIRGHKDFEEVR; from the coding sequence ATGAATGATCTCCCCCGAACCGGCGAGGACCACGCTCGTTCACCGTACGAACCCGAACTCGGGGACTTCGAGTCAACCCCCGGCGACGAGGAGACGGTCAACAAGACCGGAACGACGACCGTCGGCATCGCAACCGAGGACGCCGTCGTCATCGCGACCGACATGCGCGCCTCCCTTGGCGGCCGATTCGTCTCCAACAAGGATGTCCAGAAGGTCAAACAGATTCACCCGACGGCCGCCCTGACGCTCGTTGGCTCGGTCGGCGGCGCCCAGTCCTTTATCCGCTCGCTTCGGGCGGAATCCTCGCTCTACGAGACGCGCCGTGGAAAACCGATGGACATTCCGGCGTTGTCGACGCTTGCCGGCAACCTCGCTCGCGGCGGGCCGTTCCGGGCCATCCGGCCCATCCTCGGCGGCGTCGACGACGAGGGGAGTCACGTCTACTCCATCGACCCTGCCGGCGGCGTGATGGCCGACGACTACACGGTCACCGGAAGCGGGATGCAACTGGCGTACGGTGTTCTCGAGAACGATTACACGCCGGACCTTTCGACAGAAGAAGCCACCTCGCTCAGCGCCCGTGCGGTCGAGGCGGCCGTCGAGCGCGACACCGGCTCCGGTAACGGTGTCTTCCTCGCCACCGTCACCGACGACGGCGTCGACATCCGGGGTCACAAGGACTTCGAGGAAGTCCGATAG
- a CDS encoding DUF5518 domain-containing protein — protein MSSEPSTSAAVDSEQSPGSSNTYINALIGALVSVVSGFFIPFVSPVIGGGVAAYLDGGDTEHGAKVGAISGVFAAVPLIFVGFFVIALLLGAPNSPAALGIFGFLIIGFGLALTVGLSALGGVLGIYAKDEL, from the coding sequence ATGTCTTCCGAGCCCTCCACCTCGGCGGCGGTCGACAGCGAGCAGTCCCCGGGCAGTTCGAACACCTACATCAACGCCTTGATTGGCGCCCTCGTCAGCGTCGTCAGCGGCTTTTTCATCCCGTTCGTCTCGCCGGTCATCGGCGGCGGCGTGGCGGCGTATCTCGACGGCGGCGACACCGAACACGGTGCCAAGGTCGGCGCGATATCTGGCGTCTTTGCCGCGGTACCGCTAATCTTCGTCGGGTTCTTCGTCATCGCGTTGCTCCTCGGTGCGCCGAACAGTCCAGCCGCACTCGGCATCTTCGGCTTCCTTATCATCGGCTTCGGACTCGCGCTTACGGTCGGGCTGAGCGCTCTCGGCGGTGTACTCGGTATCTACGCCAAAGACGAACTGTAG
- a CDS encoding thioredoxin family protein, which translates to MTNITAKPTRLDDGDDLDAFVAEHDIALVEFYTKGCAKCAAMEPVLGNVAKATDVAVGMANPGDDLDLLERFNVQSVPTLLLFRDGEVVARKSSGFQGTEAVVGFLESNAPGAVAGLE; encoded by the coding sequence ATGACCAATATCACTGCAAAGCCAACGCGGCTGGACGACGGCGACGACCTCGACGCGTTCGTCGCCGAACACGACATCGCCCTCGTCGAGTTCTACACGAAGGGCTGTGCGAAGTGTGCGGCGATGGAACCCGTACTGGGGAACGTCGCCAAGGCGACCGACGTGGCCGTCGGGATGGCGAATCCGGGCGACGACCTCGACCTCCTCGAGCGGTTCAACGTGCAGTCGGTTCCCACGCTCCTGTTGTTCCGGGACGGCGAGGTCGTCGCCCGAAAATCGAGCGGGTTCCAAGGGACGGAGGCCGTCGTCGGCTTCCTCGAATCGAACGCTCCCGGCGCCGTCGCGGGGCTGGAATAA
- a CDS encoding site-specific recombinase xerd — MDLENLPLTTRDDAEVLRDKQLQTWEVTRRGFANWLLERGKNPKSLEGYSEHTAKDTLYRTDHFARFVWNHNEFKTSFTHSEANEYMEGILLDDDRSASHASGTQKAIKRLFKYQRHLDEDPPEWEPKYEIPSTNGKRNIKDVFSEEEIEKVYSASLNYQQISGYNDLSPEGRDRWKGYTSMSLGKPKNEVKPADWEKVDNWKNPESRQDEYRHGVSTHRGGEEQDELAGP, encoded by the coding sequence ATGGACCTCGAAAACCTGCCGCTGACAACGCGAGACGACGCCGAAGTACTGCGTGACAAACAACTCCAGACGTGGGAAGTCACCCGCCGAGGCTTCGCTAACTGGCTGTTAGAGCGCGGAAAGAATCCGAAATCCCTCGAAGGATACTCCGAACACACAGCGAAAGACACGCTATACAGAACGGACCACTTCGCACGCTTCGTGTGGAATCACAACGAGTTCAAAACCTCGTTTACCCACTCCGAAGCGAACGAATACATGGAGGGAATTCTGCTCGATGATGACCGTTCTGCGAGCCACGCATCGGGGACACAGAAGGCCATTAAGCGGCTATTCAAGTATCAGCGACACCTCGATGAAGATCCTCCGGAATGGGAGCCGAAGTACGAAATACCGAGTACGAACGGCAAGCGGAACATCAAGGACGTGTTCTCCGAGGAGGAAATCGAGAAGGTCTACAGTGCGAGCTTGAACTACCAGCAGATATCCGGATATAACGACCTCTCTCCCGAAGGTCGTGACCGATGGAAAGGGTACACCTCCATGAGCCTCGGGAAGCCAAAAAACGAAGTGAAACCTGCCGATTGGGAGAAGGTCGATAACTGGAAAAATCCCGAATCTCGTCAAGATGAGTATCGACACGGGGTTTCGACCCATCGAGGTGGAGAGGAGCAAGATGAGTTGGCTGGACCTTGA
- a CDS encoding DUF7837 family putative zinc-binding protein, translated as MNTHDTEAAGRCPSCGATVPNAFVLIEYEADDERRMYAECPACENVVRPRPSDSSR; from the coding sequence ATGAACACACACGATACGGAGGCCGCCGGTCGGTGCCCGTCCTGCGGCGCGACGGTACCGAACGCATTCGTGCTCATCGAATACGAGGCCGACGACGAACGTCGGATGTACGCCGAGTGTCCAGCGTGTGAGAACGTCGTTCGACCGCGGCCGAGCGACTCCAGCCGATAA
- a CDS encoding helix-turn-helix transcriptional regulator, which translates to MARSRGTWVVPLFVVSLLVCALAAPATAGGGGSVYGDQSTQQQLAAPAVMETLATQEFDADRTEFRITVYGNGSAEWQFRYEQRLETDQQRTDFEAFAEDFNTNETDLYRNFQSRAESLTDAGTNATGRQMSAEGFRRDAQVEQFGPAGDEFGIVEMSFTWIGFAPVEGDTVVVGDTFEGGLYIGPNQTVVFQRGDGMAFQSVQPDDGIQSGETLAESDSVTWEGERTFTDNRPRLELVPESAATTATPTEVTTDPAGDGDPGWLLPVGILVFVVFLGVVGAVAYRSGAFSNDNPGAAATADDDGDAGDAGQAAGAAAAGAAAEESADDAESETTVTEEELIPDDERVVSLLEDNGGRMKQVNIVEETGWSKSKVSMLLSDMEEEGTISKLRVGRENIVSLAGHEPDAAGSPFEDDED; encoded by the coding sequence ATGGCACGGTCACGCGGGACGTGGGTCGTCCCTCTCTTCGTCGTGAGTCTGCTTGTCTGTGCGCTCGCAGCACCCGCGACGGCCGGCGGGGGCGGTTCCGTCTACGGGGACCAGTCCACCCAACAGCAACTCGCGGCGCCGGCAGTCATGGAGACGCTGGCCACACAGGAGTTCGACGCCGACCGCACCGAGTTCCGCATCACCGTCTACGGAAACGGGTCGGCGGAGTGGCAGTTTCGCTACGAACAGCGCCTCGAAACCGACCAACAGCGCACGGATTTCGAGGCGTTCGCCGAGGATTTCAACACGAACGAGACCGACCTCTACCGGAACTTCCAGAGCAGAGCGGAGTCGCTGACCGACGCGGGCACGAACGCCACCGGCCGGCAGATGTCCGCCGAGGGGTTCCGGCGTGACGCGCAGGTCGAACAGTTCGGACCCGCCGGCGACGAGTTCGGCATCGTCGAGATGTCGTTCACGTGGATCGGGTTCGCCCCCGTCGAGGGGGACACCGTCGTCGTCGGCGACACTTTCGAAGGCGGACTGTACATCGGTCCCAACCAGACCGTGGTGTTCCAGCGCGGCGACGGCATGGCGTTCCAGTCCGTCCAGCCCGATGACGGCATCCAGTCGGGTGAGACGCTCGCCGAAAGCGATTCCGTGACGTGGGAAGGTGAACGGACGTTCACCGACAACCGCCCACGTCTCGAACTCGTCCCCGAATCGGCGGCGACGACGGCGACGCCGACTGAGGTGACGACGGACCCGGCCGGCGACGGCGACCCCGGATGGCTACTTCCCGTGGGGATTCTCGTCTTCGTCGTCTTCCTGGGTGTCGTCGGAGCGGTCGCCTACCGCTCGGGAGCCTTCTCCAACGACAACCCCGGGGCGGCGGCGACGGCGGACGACGATGGTGACGCCGGCGACGCTGGCCAAGCGGCGGGTGCCGCCGCCGCGGGGGCGGCAGCCGAGGAGAGCGCTGACGACGCCGAATCGGAGACCACCGTCACCGAAGAGGAACTCATCCCCGACGACGAGCGGGTCGTCTCGCTGCTGGAGGACAACGGTGGGCGCATGAAACAGGTGAACATCGTCGAGGAGACCGGGTGGTCGAAATCGAAGGTGTCGATGTTGCTCTCGGATATGGAAGAGGAGGGAACCATCTCGAAACTCCGCGTCGGCCGAGAGAACATCGTCTCGCTTGCCGGCCACGAACCCGACGCCGCGGGGTCGCCGTTCGAGGACGACGAGGACTGA
- a CDS encoding Bax inhibitor-1 family protein, with translation METYSTPGRTAYPRFRSVAVPAAALVAVNVALMYVVAATPLSAVNDLLFSVPILGFVVYGAALTGGNIAAERGLRSGSMALAAFGTALLQVAYSLFGGGVLGRAPADLRGTLLAVTLGVTVAMTVAIAAYVYLRDAEFDHWSTWSFGAFIVGAVLVLVGSFVPVVLAVGFLFVFLGFALRLGYEIWHVKANYDPNSALIHALGIYVAFTGVFVHVLQIALRMFAER, from the coding sequence ATGGAAACCTACTCGACACCGGGTCGAACCGCCTACCCACGGTTCCGCAGTGTCGCGGTGCCCGCGGCGGCGCTCGTTGCCGTCAACGTCGCCCTGATGTACGTCGTCGCTGCGACGCCGCTGTCGGCGGTCAACGACCTGCTGTTTTCGGTTCCGATACTGGGTTTCGTCGTCTACGGCGCCGCCTTGACCGGCGGCAACATCGCGGCCGAACGCGGACTCCGGTCGGGTTCGATGGCGCTGGCGGCGTTCGGTACCGCGCTGTTGCAGGTCGCATACAGCCTGTTCGGCGGCGGCGTCCTCGGCCGAGCGCCGGCGGACCTTCGCGGGACGCTGTTGGCCGTCACGCTCGGCGTCACCGTCGCGATGACCGTCGCCATCGCCGCCTACGTGTACCTCCGTGACGCCGAGTTCGACCACTGGAGCACGTGGTCGTTCGGGGCGTTCATCGTCGGCGCCGTCCTCGTGTTGGTCGGGTCGTTCGTCCCCGTCGTTCTCGCTGTCGGCTTCCTGTTCGTCTTCCTCGGGTTCGCGTTGCGACTCGGCTACGAAATCTGGCACGTCAAGGCGAACTACGACCCCAACTCGGCGCTGATTCACGCACTCGGCATCTACGTCGCCTTTACCGGTGTGTTCGTTCACGTCCTCCAGATTGCACTCCGGATGTTCGCCGAGCGGTGA
- a CDS encoding metallophosphoesterase family protein, with the protein MRIGLVSDIHANLPALEAVLEDMPSVDEVVCVGDVVGYNAWPAACIERVRSVASVTVQGNHDRNVETPERYVHNEMAHAGLEHARSELDDDQRAWLAELPFRVDIAGGDYLLVHSHPDEERRGSYVRPRQFPEMRPYLDDYDGIVLGHTHVQHEATVDGRLVVNPGSVGQPRDNDPRAAYAILDTDADSVELRRVAYPVERAQEFAERVGLPERTAERLAEGR; encoded by the coding sequence ATGCGAATCGGACTCGTCTCGGACATCCACGCGAACCTCCCAGCACTGGAGGCGGTCCTCGAAGACATGCCGTCGGTCGATGAGGTGGTCTGCGTAGGCGATGTGGTCGGGTACAACGCCTGGCCGGCCGCCTGTATCGAGCGCGTCCGTTCGGTCGCTTCGGTCACTGTTCAGGGAAACCACGACCGGAACGTCGAGACGCCCGAGCGATACGTTCACAACGAGATGGCCCACGCCGGACTGGAGCACGCTCGGTCGGAACTGGACGACGACCAGCGGGCGTGGCTGGCGGAACTCCCGTTTCGGGTCGACATCGCCGGCGGCGACTACCTCCTCGTTCACAGCCACCCCGACGAGGAGCGCCGCGGTTCGTACGTCCGTCCGCGGCAATTCCCGGAGATGCGGCCGTATCTCGACGACTACGACGGTATTGTACTCGGACACACCCACGTCCAACACGAGGCGACGGTAGACGGTCGTCTCGTCGTCAATCCGGGAAGCGTCGGCCAACCGCGGGACAACGACCCGCGGGCGGCGTATGCGATTCTCGACACCGATGCGGACTCCGTCGAGTTGCGTCGCGTGGCCTATCCCGTCGAGCGCGCACAGGAGTTCGCCGAGCGAGTGGGACTGCCCGAGCGAACGGCCGAGCGGTTGGCGGAGGGTCGCTGA
- a CDS encoding dihydrofolate reductase, with amino-acid sequence MTVRLSLVAAVAENGVIGADGEMPWHYPADLAHFKETTMGHPVVMGRRTYESIERQLGGPLPGRTNVVLSRQESLSLPEGAVHARDTDEALEAAEEALDDDREWVYVVGGATVYEAFIDDAEELVVTEVPESPDGDTRFPEFGEEWREVDRETAGELAFVTYRRA; translated from the coding sequence ATGACGGTTCGGCTCTCCCTGGTCGCGGCCGTCGCCGAAAACGGCGTCATCGGTGCCGACGGCGAGATGCCGTGGCACTACCCCGCAGACCTCGCCCACTTCAAGGAGACGACGATGGGCCATCCGGTCGTGATGGGTCGGCGGACCTACGAGTCAATCGAGCGGCAACTCGGTGGGCCGCTGCCGGGGCGGACGAACGTCGTCCTCTCGCGGCAGGAGTCGCTGTCGCTACCGGAGGGCGCCGTCCATGCCCGCGACACCGACGAGGCGCTCGAAGCGGCCGAGGAAGCGCTGGACGACGACCGAGAGTGGGTGTACGTCGTCGGCGGTGCGACCGTCTACGAGGCGTTCATCGACGACGCCGAGGAACTGGTCGTGACCGAGGTCCCGGAGTCGCCCGACGGCGACACACGGTTTCCCGAGTTCGGCGAGGAGTGGCGCGAAGTCGACCGGGAGACGGCCGGCGAGTTGGCGTTCGTCACCTACCGTCGGGCGTAG
- a CDS encoding cupin domain-containing protein, with amino-acid sequence MDYETASTDDIDSVVPEEYGGMWFFREPLDCENLGVTLLELEPEAKGKPHDHAGDGQEEVYLVVDGELTVQLGGSEDEPAETEATLSSGEAIRVGAETRRQLHNHGDERLRVVVAGAP; translated from the coding sequence ATGGACTACGAGACGGCGAGCACCGACGACATCGACAGCGTCGTTCCGGAGGAGTACGGCGGGATGTGGTTCTTCCGTGAGCCGCTTGACTGTGAGAACCTCGGCGTGACGCTGCTGGAGCTCGAACCCGAGGCGAAAGGGAAACCCCACGACCACGCGGGCGACGGCCAAGAGGAGGTGTATCTCGTCGTCGACGGCGAACTGACGGTCCAGTTGGGCGGTAGCGAGGACGAACCAGCCGAAACTGAGGCGACGCTTTCGTCGGGGGAGGCGATTCGCGTCGGCGCCGAAACGCGGCGGCAACTGCACAACCACGGCGACGAACGGCTCCGTGTCGTCGTCGCCGGCGCGCCCTAA